GCGTAAATATGGGCTTAAACCGTTGGTAGGAGTAAtcctttgaaatcagaatcctaAGTGTGTCATTTTAGCAAATTCTATGTCCATcgcaaagtaaaaaaaaaataaaaaaaaaataaaaaagaaaaacgaggcaagcttcgccaaaaaataaaaatgcacagattgcggagccctcacaaaatatatgcattaaatacttagattccgggtcgggacgtttagcgaatttcacggccctaccccaaaaataataatgcgctagttgctttaggcgcgcctttaataatgttatcttcctaaactcgggtgcacatttatgtgacccaaatccaaatctcaacgaaatcgaaatgtgtctctaatcacgggtacattgattgtgacgtggtctgagatgcatttccatgacgttgtaaattccttttaataataaatgagacgagcctcgacaaacaaaatgtagaagctgcggggccctctaaatgtatatatattaaaaatacttagaattcgggacatgccgttcagcaaatttcacggccttccccaaaataacaatatgttagttgctttaggcgcgtcttaataatttatttttcttaattcgggtgcacatttatgtgacccaaatccaaatctcaaccgagtcgagatatgtcaataaccacgggtgcattgatgtaacgtggttcgagatatattttcacgacgttgcaattctcgtaaaaaataataataaaagcggtcaagagtttaaacttgcacataggttttaacatgtataaaatcagataataaagccaaatataacagttgagcgaccgtgctagaaccacggaactcaggaatgcctaacaccttctcccgggttaacagaattccttatccggatttctggtacgcagactataatatggagtcattcttttcctcgattcgggattaaaattggtgacttgggacaccctaaatctctcaagtggcgactctgaaataaataaaccaatcccgtttcgattgtcctttaattggaaaaaactccctcgcgcccctcgggtgcggaaaaaggaggtgtgacactataTATATGCATATTCCTTTAATATAATCATTCAAGAAtaataaagtacatcaagaaaccAAGTAACACAAAAATTTCAACCTAAATATAATTCATCAGTTCAAGTATCGAAATACAAAATCTTTAACACATCGACAACAAagatgagagaaattaaaatcATAACATCAACTCATTCCTATGTGGAATATTTCTACAAGTATGCTTATTATGTCAACCATGCCCACATACACTATACGAATTTTGACTCTTCTTTTGAAGTGATTCACTTAATAGCTTATCAAGCTTCTTTTTTGGACTTCCAGGAGGTCTCTTCCATTTGAGTGGTAAGACTACTTCCTCTGATATATTTTCTGGTATCTTCTATTCATTTCGGTCAGGGAGAGGATACACAGGGACTTCGTATGTCGTTACAACAGTCATTGATTTGTAATAGTCCGAGCAATAATCGTTCGGCATTAGAAAGTTGCTCTTCAAGACAGTCCAAGCATGTGAATATGGTAACTCGTCCACTTGGAACCTCCCACAACTGCAAATTTTCTTTTGGATGCAAACGGTGTAATGCCTTTCTTCATCATTCACCATGTACAAGTGTTCAGTTGATGGTATAACCTACATAACATGGAGTAAATTCAATTTTGGACATTGTAGAAAGCATGTATATATCCATGAATACATGCAGTATGTATTGTATGCATGAATATATGTGGCATGTATATATGTACTATCTCAATATACATATACAGTTTGTATGTATTCCTACAGTTTATATGCATGTATCAGAGAAAGCTGTATTCAATTATGTATCcatctataatatatatatatatatatatgtgtgtgtgtgtgtgtgtgtgtgtataacaTAATtacaactatatatatatggaataatACATGTTGTATTCATATATGCATTCAGAATAATTACAGTATGTATTCATATATCAGATTTTAGTCAATGCAACTAAATATAGCAAACTAATGAAAACTTACAGTCATATGTGTAGACAGAGTCTTATTCAATGTTATAATCTCTTGATATTTTTTCCCAAGTATTGTGAACGTGTATATAGCATCTTTTTTATTGTTGCAATTCCAGCAACCAAACATCTTCCTAACTTCTTCTAGAAAATCATAGATTGGTAATTCTCTTGTTGATATAAGTGCCGAATTGATTGACTCAGCAATATTTGATGTCATAGTCCATCCTTGGTTAACAGGTGTATACAACATACCCCACTTTTCGTATCCAGCTAATTCCAAGTAATCTTTCACCCGAATATCTACCTTCTCCATATTTTCCATTAGACTATCAAATTCATCCTAGGTGTATGTTTTTTCCATTCAAAGTATACCTCACTCAACTTCTCATGactctttttgaatttcttgTATACATTATTTCATAAATGCCATATACAAGCAAACTGTGGTACGATAGGATACACTCTGGATACAGCTTTGTTGATGCTCTCATTCCTATCAGAAAAAACGCACATGTTTTCCCCTTCTCCCTAAGCTTCCTTGAATTTCTCAAAGAACCACAACCAAGAAACATCATTATCTGAATCAACTACACCATATGCTAGTGGCAGGATATGTCCTGTAATTACAATTGCAGACAAACacaatatattagtactattgtattaaatacttagaagaGCAGTTTGTATGTTAGTGTATCATGTATGTCTTATTTTTGTAGTTAATTGACTTACCCGCACCATCCAACATGCTAGCCGAAATGAAGGTCCCTGTGTATGTTGATTTGATTTTAATGCCATCCACAATGATGACGGGTCTACAATAATCGAATCCATTTATAAAATCATACAACGATATATACAAATACATGAACTCATTTTCAggcatttttttttcattttgatatGTGAACTAGGATAAATTGTATCCAAGGTATATAAGTACCCCGGTAATTTATTGCATGAATCAATTGGTTCTCCCCTTAAGAATTTTACTGCCTTTTCTCTAGCGCTCCACGCCAACATGTAACTAACTTGGACACCAAAGTCCAATTTCATATCATCAATTATATCCTTTGGCATGTATTTCCTCTTATGATTAGTAAACTTGGATCTATTCATGCCCTTAATAAACCTACTGGTTGCTTGATACTGTTCATACACCTTATCCTTCAATGAACATGTATGCTTATAATTGAATTCCCTCACTTTGAACAATTAATTCCATTCAAACACATAACAAGGTCTAGCCCAAATATACAATTCTAATACAAATACAATCAGCTATGTATAAACAACAACATAGAATCAGTTATGTAATAACAATGAAACCTGATAGCATTTGAATACAGTACTTATAGTTCATAACAAGAAAATAATGAATACATTATATAAATTAGTACATAATGAATACATGAGTACAGATGGGGCATTATGAATACATCTGATACAATACTTATTTTTTTAACCACTGACACACAACATTTACTTTTTGAACCACTGACATACAATCAGTTATGTATACACATCAACATACAATCAGTTATGAATACACAAACATACAACAAAATACAACATATATTATGCAGTTCTACTATGTAATAGCAGTCAAATCTGATAGCATTTGACCTATCAACCCGGAATTGAAATCTT
Above is a window of Nicotiana tabacum cultivar K326 chromosome 8, ASM71507v2, whole genome shotgun sequence DNA encoding:
- the LOC107810269 gene encoding uncharacterized protein LOC107810269, whose product is MEKVDIRVKDYLELAGYEKWGMLYTPVNQGWTMTSNIAESINSALISTRELPIYDFLEEVRKMFGCWNCNNKKDAIYTFTILGKKYQEIITLNKTLSTHMTVIPSTEHLYMVNDEERHYTVCIQKKICSCGRFQVDELPYSHAWTVLKSNFLMPNDYCSDYYKSMTVVTTYEVPVYPLPDRNE